In one window of Ruminococcus albus AD2013 DNA:
- a CDS encoding peptidoglycan DD-metalloendopeptidase family protein has product MSKRKGFIRILSLSAAVCITFTAVSSGINAEKVNADYDYGYDYGYDYGGYTNYDYSGGYGYDTYSGDYGYSDDYGYSGDDYGYSGDYGYSGDYSGDYGWTDPNQTWTDPDQTWTDNGQSGTTDNTAVTQTPADSGAVTGKSDVTKHAEDLRYIIGKQSALKVEISDAETAIREEEKMLKSIRKRTEELDNELYILNRSMSVLELQVNSNRRELDRINGNIENGVERLKMRMRALYLSGSDSYTTVLLESNSFYDILMRMELIKRVAEHDDRIIEELYALQDTCQAKQANLDKQQAELDKQYALFDAKKAKLDEIYNSSAQAKELLREKQKKLKEQEAQFNLEKIKTAESLGAILMPTIGAVPFDEEVAATEELANERLKELHENIKQRVKDGEEIPENEPTYTFAWPVPQDYTINSGVGARWGTYHKGVDINGDHGYEIHACETGTVIMTNTTCTHDYGKYESCGCGGGYGNFIIIDHGNDFLTLYGHLTKVLVEPGDVVRQGDLIGLMGTTGYSTGDHLHLEIRYQGYVLNPINYLDLTIDPNGGDRPLVNDKDEDTITVVETNKDKKDESSKADEEKKNESSKAEEDKKVESSKKETDSKKETDPNDD; this is encoded by the coding sequence ATGAGCAAGCGTAAGGGCTTTATTAGGATACTGTCGCTGTCGGCGGCGGTTTGCATAACGTTCACTGCGGTCAGCAGCGGTATAAACGCTGAAAAGGTCAATGCGGATTATGACTACGGTTATGATTACGGCTACGACTATGGCGGATATACAAACTATGATTACAGCGGCGGCTATGGCTACGATACCTACAGCGGTGACTACGGTTACAGTGATGATTACGGCTACAGCGGAGATGATTACGGTTACAGCGGTGACTATGGTTACAGCGGTGATTATAGTGGTGACTACGGCTGGACAGACCCGAATCAGACCTGGACCGATCCTGATCAGACATGGACGGACAACGGACAGTCGGGGACGACCGATAATACAGCAGTGACACAGACACCTGCTGACAGCGGGGCTGTCACGGGGAAGAGCGATGTTACAAAGCACGCTGAGGATCTGAGGTATATCATCGGCAAGCAGTCGGCACTGAAAGTTGAGATATCCGATGCGGAGACTGCTATCCGTGAGGAGGAAAAGATGCTCAAGAGCATCAGAAAGCGCACGGAAGAGCTGGATAACGAGCTGTATATCCTCAACAGGTCGATGTCAGTGCTGGAATTGCAGGTCAACAGCAACAGGCGTGAACTTGACCGTATAAACGGCAATATCGAAAACGGCGTGGAACGCCTGAAAATGAGGATGAGGGCTCTTTATCTTTCGGGCTCCGATTCTTATACCACGGTACTGCTGGAATCCAACAGCTTTTATGATATCCTTATGCGCATGGAGCTTATCAAGCGCGTAGCGGAACATGATGACCGAATAATCGAAGAACTTTACGCTTTGCAGGATACCTGTCAGGCAAAGCAGGCAAATCTTGATAAACAGCAGGCTGAACTTGACAAGCAGTATGCTCTGTTTGATGCGAAGAAAGCAAAGCTTGATGAGATATACAATTCATCGGCACAGGCTAAGGAACTTCTTAGAGAAAAGCAGAAGAAACTGAAAGAGCAGGAAGCTCAGTTCAATCTGGAGAAGATAAAGACAGCTGAAAGTCTTGGCGCGATATTAATGCCGACTATCGGTGCTGTGCCTTTCGATGAAGAAGTTGCGGCGACGGAAGAACTTGCCAACGAGAGGCTGAAAGAACTTCACGAGAACATCAAGCAGCGTGTCAAGGACGGCGAGGAGATACCCGAAAATGAGCCGACTTATACCTTTGCATGGCCTGTTCCTCAGGACTATACCATAAATTCGGGCGTGGGCGCGCGCTGGGGCACTTACCATAAGGGCGTTGATATCAACGGCGACCACGGATATGAGATACACGCCTGTGAGACAGGTACTGTCATAATGACGAACACAACCTGTACCCATGACTACGGCAAGTACGAATCCTGCGGCTGCGGCGGCGGATATGGCAACTTCATAATAATCGACCACGGCAATGATTTCCTGACCCTGTACGGACATCTTACAAAGGTGCTTGTTGAACCCGGCGATGTTGTAAGACAGGGCGACCTTATCGGACTGATGGGTACAACGGGTTATTCCACAGGCGATCATCTGCATCTGGAGATAAGGTATCAGGGATATGTGCTCAATCCTATCAATTATCTGGATCTGACTATTGATCCTAACGGCGGTGACAGACCTCTTGTTAACGATAAGGACGAAGATACCATTACCGTTGTTGAGACTAACAAGGACAAGAAGGACGAGAGTTCCAAAGCTGACGAGGAAAAGAAGAACGAAAGCTCCAAGGCTGAAGAAGATAAGAAGGTCGAAAGTTCAAAGAAGGAAACAGACTCCAAAAAGGAGACCGATCCCAACGATGACTGA
- the ilvC gene encoding ketol-acid reductoisomerase, translated as MADAKIYYQQDCDLNVLKGKTVAIIGYGSQGHAHALNLKESGIDVVVGLYAGSKSAEKAKKQGLDVLSVADAVKKADVIMILIPDEKQAALYKSEIAPNLTAGKTLMFAHGFNIHFGCIVPPADVNIVMIAPKGPGHTVRSEYQAGKGVPCLIAVEQDATGNATEIGLAYALGIGGARAGVLETTFRTETETDLFGEQAVLCGGVCALMQCGFETLVEAGYDPRNAYFECIHEMKLIVDLIYQSGFEGMRYSISNTAEYGDYITGPKIITEDTKKAMKKVLSDIQDGSFAKEFLLDMSDAGSQVHFKAMRKLHAEHPSEKVGTEIRKLYSWNNEEDKLVNN; from the coding sequence ATGGCAGATGCAAAGATCTATTATCAGCAGGACTGCGACCTTAATGTACTGAAGGGCAAGACAGTCGCTATTATCGGTTACGGTTCACAGGGTCACGCTCACGCTCTGAACCTGAAGGAGAGCGGTATTGACGTTGTTGTTGGTCTGTATGCAGGCTCCAAGTCCGCAGAAAAGGCTAAGAAGCAGGGTCTGGACGTACTCAGCGTAGCTGACGCAGTCAAGAAGGCTGATGTTATCATGATACTCATCCCCGATGAGAAGCAGGCAGCTCTGTACAAGAGCGAGATCGCTCCTAACCTGACAGCAGGCAAGACACTGATGTTCGCTCACGGTTTCAATATCCACTTCGGCTGCATCGTTCCCCCCGCTGATGTTAACATCGTTATGATCGCTCCTAAGGGACCCGGTCACACTGTTAGAAGCGAGTATCAGGCAGGCAAGGGTGTTCCTTGTCTTATCGCTGTTGAGCAGGATGCTACAGGCAACGCTACAGAGATCGGTCTGGCTTACGCTCTGGGTATCGGCGGCGCAAGAGCAGGCGTTCTGGAGACAACATTCAGAACCGAGACTGAGACCGACCTGTTCGGTGAGCAGGCAGTTCTCTGCGGCGGCGTATGTGCTCTGATGCAGTGCGGTTTCGAGACTCTGGTTGAAGCTGGCTACGATCCCAGAAATGCTTACTTCGAGTGCATCCACGAGATGAAGCTGATCGTTGACCTGATCTATCAGTCCGGTTTCGAGGGCATGAGATACTCCATCTCCAACACTGCTGAGTACGGCGACTACATCACAGGTCCTAAGATCATCACTGAGGATACCAAGAAGGCTATGAAGAAGGTTCTCTCCGACATTCAGGATGGTTCCTTCGCTAAGGAGTTCCTGCTTGACATGAGCGACGCAGGTTCTCAGGTACACTTCAAGGCTATGAGAAAGCTCCACGCTGAGCATCCTTCCGAGAAGGTTGGTACAGAGATCAGAAAGCTGTACAGCTGGAACAACGAAGAGGACAAGCTGGTCAACAACTAA
- a CDS encoding murein hydrolase activator EnvC family protein, translated as MSKLTGFKKAAACTAAVIICASAFSGAGNGMINADRGHALSSELQDNYKDIASKKKNIDELIAKQEELDKKIADTKNDISAEQENKEAIEEQIATVQKTILALNETISETQDEISALEVSIAEKEVQVAEQHEQIVQGVGDFKVRLKAMYVAGNNTYSDIIIGASDFYDMLMKMELVKRVAEHDDNMIDDLIALKDQYEADEAELNAQKAELEVKQADLETQKEANEKQRDKLAQLVSESQISIDKMSENKELYENNLAIIEQERKQFEKDLDDLYKERQAIKAEEKKKADEEKARQEEERRKKEEEEKAREEAEKRQREEDAKKAEQDDNDVQDNDDVDDNGGSNNVDADDGDISNSASDDDDSAEYVPPAPAPSAGKNAAYGYTNSKSNLTWPVPGHYNISFGFGWRNSGSLYGNHKGIDIYDSQIYNAEICAAEEGTVIRVENYCTHDYGKNYSCGCGGGYGRYCIIEHPDGKWTLYGHANNIIVSVGQHVEKEQVIGYVGSTGHSTGPHTHFEVQVDMGGYMAQVDPSNYV; from the coding sequence ATGAGCAAACTGACAGGCTTTAAGAAGGCAGCAGCGTGTACAGCAGCTGTAATTATCTGCGCTTCAGCTTTTTCAGGTGCAGGTAACGGTATGATCAATGCGGACCGCGGTCATGCGTTGAGTTCGGAGCTTCAGGATAATTATAAGGATATCGCTTCAAAGAAGAAGAACATCGATGAACTTATAGCTAAGCAGGAAGAACTCGACAAGAAAATTGCCGATACCAAGAACGATATCTCTGCAGAGCAAGAAAACAAGGAAGCTATCGAGGAGCAGATAGCAACAGTACAGAAGACTATACTCGCACTGAATGAGACTATTTCTGAAACCCAGGACGAGATATCTGCACTGGAGGTCTCAATTGCGGAGAAAGAAGTTCAGGTAGCTGAACAGCACGAGCAGATAGTACAGGGCGTGGGCGATTTCAAGGTAAGGCTCAAGGCTATGTACGTTGCAGGCAATAATACATATTCGGATATCATCATCGGTGCTTCGGATTTTTATGATATGCTCATGAAGATGGAACTGGTCAAGAGAGTTGCCGAGCACGATGATAATATGATAGATGATCTTATCGCACTGAAGGATCAGTATGAAGCGGACGAGGCTGAACTCAATGCGCAGAAGGCTGAACTGGAAGTTAAGCAGGCTGATCTTGAAACACAGAAGGAAGCTAACGAAAAGCAGAGGGACAAGCTTGCTCAGCTTGTTTCGGAGAGCCAGATCAGTATCGATAAGATGAGTGAGAATAAGGAACTGTATGAAAACAATCTTGCTATAATTGAGCAGGAGAGAAAGCAGTTTGAGAAGGACCTTGATGACCTCTATAAGGAGCGTCAGGCGATCAAGGCTGAAGAAAAGAAAAAGGCTGACGAGGAGAAGGCTCGTCAGGAAGAAGAACGCAGGAAGAAGGAAGAAGAGGAAAAGGCTCGTGAGGAAGCTGAAAAGCGTCAGCGCGAGGAAGATGCCAAGAAGGCTGAGCAGGACGATAACGACGTTCAGGACAACGATGATGTTGACGATAACGGCGGAAGCAATAATGTTGACGCAGATGACGGCGACATTAGCAACAGCGCATCGGATGATGATGACAGCGCCGAATACGTTCCACCCGCACCGGCACCCTCGGCGGGCAAGAATGCGGCTTACGGCTACACAAACTCGAAGTCCAATCTGACATGGCCTGTACCCGGTCACTATAATATCTCCTTTGGATTTGGCTGGCGTAACTCCGGTTCCCTTTACGGCAACCACAAGGGTATTGATATCTATGACAGCCAGATATACAATGCAGAGATCTGTGCGGCTGAGGAAGGTACAGTCATAAGAGTTGAGAACTACTGTACTCACGATTACGGCAAGAACTACTCTTGCGGCTGCGGCGGCGGATACGGCAGATACTGCATTATTGAGCATCCCGATGGAAAGTGGACACTTTACGGTCATGCAAACAATATCATCGTATCTGTTGGTCAGCACGTAGAAAAGGAGCAGGTAATCGGTTATGTCGGCTCTACGGGTCATTCTACCGGACCTCATACCCATTTCGAGGTACAGGTAGATATGGGCGGCTATATGGCTCAGGTTGACCCCTCTAACTATGTATAA
- a CDS encoding protein phosphatase 2C domain-containing protein — MRYYIYGYTDTGSVKKNNGDAVLVNNEVINEGFREAVLDAPFITAVCDGVGEENAGEIAAGLCLKELALVDYTSKTDIKQSLMAIHGKIKKHSTQEKYLANMQTTLCAFAVDEDGKGLCINVGDSRIYRYVNGAIRQLTTDQSYGQYMFSKGEIDNAEELDPEKRDAVISSMGSPQSDPQIDQTPLVNEFGAEPDDMIIITTDGLSDFVSENEFEIGLAMDLPISEKLVALAKLAALNGGTDNVSIIGIKPFIDFEELAALTRHDAVGTTVNVMEMLGDHEGEEEKDELSDILTIDLEAIIGKSKPVFPPEYGDVTLPKTEVSPKIEQQPEQETGSEPELLSESEPEIIVESKTEPVFESIDELKTEPENELQTESDPEPEMISEQEFEKEHESQTELDAEPEADIEPAFESDKELRSEPNLEAEYEYKTEPETEPEMISESCSEQDIITENDPYPEPELQFEAEIQPLSEDENLSAPESELPTEEHHDIVSREDIELEAHDLFMQAQASLSRLSGLVPKKKKFE; from the coding sequence ATGAGATATTACATATACGGTTATACGGATACAGGCAGCGTGAAAAAAAATAACGGAGACGCTGTGCTGGTCAATAATGAGGTAATAAATGAAGGCTTCCGTGAAGCGGTGCTGGACGCTCCGTTTATCACGGCGGTCTGCGACGGCGTGGGCGAAGAGAATGCAGGTGAGATAGCTGCGGGCCTTTGTCTGAAAGAGCTAGCTCTGGTCGATTACACCTCGAAGACAGATATCAAACAGTCTCTTATGGCCATACATGGAAAGATAAAGAAGCACAGTACGCAGGAAAAGTATTTGGCTAATATGCAGACGACACTTTGCGCTTTTGCTGTTGATGAGGACGGCAAGGGTCTCTGTATAAATGTGGGTGACAGCAGGATCTACAGGTATGTCAACGGTGCTATTAGGCAGCTGACCACGGATCAGAGCTACGGGCAGTATATGTTCAGCAAGGGCGAGATAGACAATGCTGAGGAGCTTGATCCCGAGAAGCGTGACGCGGTGATATCCTCCATGGGAAGTCCACAGAGCGATCCGCAGATAGATCAGACACCTCTGGTGAATGAATTCGGGGCAGAACCCGATGATATGATAATAATCACGACTGATGGTCTTTCGGACTTTGTCAGCGAGAATGAGTTTGAGATAGGGCTGGCTATGGATCTGCCGATATCCGAGAAACTGGTGGCACTGGCGAAGCTTGCGGCGCTCAACGGCGGCACGGATAATGTATCAATAATAGGTATAAAGCCATTTATTGATTTTGAAGAGCTTGCAGCGCTGACAAGACATGATGCTGTTGGGACTACCGTGAATGTTATGGAGATGCTGGGAGATCACGAGGGCGAAGAGGAAAAGGACGAGCTGAGCGATATACTCACCATAGATCTTGAGGCTATCATTGGAAAAAGTAAGCCCGTATTTCCGCCTGAATATGGTGATGTAACTCTGCCGAAGACGGAGGTTTCACCAAAGATCGAACAGCAACCAGAGCAAGAGACGGGATCGGAGCCTGAACTCCTGTCCGAATCGGAACCTGAGATCATAGTGGAATCGAAGACCGAGCCTGTGTTTGAGTCTATTGATGAATTGAAGACCGAACCTGAAAATGAACTTCAGACTGAATCTGACCCCGAACCTGAAATGATCTCTGAACAGGAGTTTGAAAAAGAGCACGAGTCACAGACGGAACTGGATGCAGAACCTGAGGCTGATATTGAACCTGCTTTTGAATCGGATAAGGAACTGCGATCTGAACCGAATCTTGAAGCGGAGTATGAATATAAAACTGAACCGGAGACCGAACCTGAAATGATATCAGAATCTTGTTCGGAGCAGGATATTATTACGGAAAACGATCCTTATCCCGAACCTGAACTGCAATTTGAAGCGGAAATACAGCCGTTATCAGAAGATGAAAACTTATCTGCACCTGAAAGCGAACTGCCGACGGAAGAGCATCATGATATAGTCAGCAGGGAAGATATCGAGCTGGAAGCTCACGACCTGTTTATGCAGGCGCAGGCGTCATTATCAAGGCTTTCAGGACTTGTTCCCAAAAAGAAAAAATTTGAATGA
- the ilvB gene encoding biosynthetic-type acetolactate synthase large subunit — protein MKMTVSQAMVECLKAEEIKVVYGYPGAAICPFYDALLDADKDIKHVLVRHEANGGHAASGYARISGKPAVCIATSGPGAVNLITAIATAYADSIPIVCITGQVNTDQIGSDVFQEADVTGAAEPFVKHSYLLKNPDDVGRVFKEAFYIAGTGRPGPVLIDVPMDVQKMMVDFKYPKKCEIRSYKPTGKGNALQVKRVTEALRTAEKPLICIGGGVFASNAQNEVVELSKKLNIPVITTMMGISVFADEDPLYVGMIGTHGTKLANYAVNACDTLFLVGARVGDRAVKTPLELEKDTKILHIDIDPAEIGKNIGADLPLVGDAKMVLRQMLDYLEKHPEGNADHTEWLKHIDEKRVPAEFVKPVKGTVNPKEFLQRLSERMPADVNICADVGQNQIWTSRYQFKKGGRFLTSGGMGTMGYSLPCAIGAKMADESRITVAVCGDGGFQMNMMELATAVQYGVDVKVVVFKNTRLGMVRELQTKGYNDRQMAVFLDGSPDFVKLAEAYGIPAIRVTDKKSEEKAIEKLATEKGMLVCEVVVDKDFPTL, from the coding sequence ATGAAAATGACAGTCAGTCAGGCTATGGTCGAATGTTTGAAGGCAGAGGAGATAAAGGTCGTCTACGGCTACCCAGGTGCGGCTATCTGCCCGTTTTACGATGCTCTGCTTGACGCTGACAAGGATATAAAGCACGTTCTGGTAAGGCATGAAGCCAACGGCGGTCATGCAGCCAGCGGATACGCAAGGATATCGGGAAAGCCCGCGGTCTGTATAGCGACTTCCGGTCCCGGTGCGGTGAACCTGATAACCGCCATCGCAACAGCTTATGCTGATTCCATACCGATAGTCTGCATAACAGGTCAGGTAAACACCGACCAGATAGGTTCCGATGTCTTTCAGGAGGCTGACGTAACAGGTGCGGCTGAACCCTTTGTGAAACACAGCTATCTTCTTAAAAACCCCGATGATGTGGGCAGAGTGTTCAAGGAAGCTTTCTATATCGCAGGTACGGGCAGACCCGGCCCTGTGCTGATAGATGTGCCAATGGACGTTCAGAAGATGATGGTGGATTTCAAATATCCCAAAAAGTGCGAGATACGCAGCTACAAGCCCACAGGCAAGGGCAACGCTTTGCAGGTGAAGAGAGTCACCGAAGCGCTGAGAACAGCTGAAAAGCCCCTTATATGCATCGGCGGCGGTGTGTTCGCTTCAAATGCACAGAATGAGGTAGTTGAGCTTTCAAAGAAGCTGAACATACCGGTTATCACAACCATGATGGGTATATCCGTTTTTGCAGACGAAGACCCTCTTTATGTGGGCATGATAGGTACTCACGGTACAAAGCTGGCGAATTACGCTGTGAACGCTTGTGATACCCTGTTCCTGGTGGGTGCCCGTGTGGGTGACCGTGCTGTCAAAACGCCCCTGGAACTGGAAAAAGATACCAAGATACTCCACATAGATATCGACCCTGCGGAGATAGGCAAGAATATCGGTGCTGACCTGCCGCTGGTAGGCGATGCGAAAATGGTACTCAGGCAGATGCTTGATTATCTTGAAAAGCACCCCGAGGGCAATGCAGACCATACAGAGTGGCTGAAACACATCGATGAAAAGCGCGTGCCTGCGGAGTTTGTAAAGCCTGTCAAGGGTACTGTCAATCCCAAGGAGTTCTTACAGAGACTTTCCGAGCGTATGCCTGCGGACGTTAATATCTGCGCTGACGTCGGACAGAACCAGATATGGACAAGCAGATATCAGTTCAAAAAGGGCGGCCGCTTCCTGACATCAGGCGGAATGGGTACTATGGGATATTCTCTGCCTTGTGCCATAGGCGCTAAAATGGCGGACGAGAGCCGTATAACCGTAGCTGTCTGCGGTGACGGCGGTTTCCAGATGAATATGATGGAGCTGGCAACTGCGGTGCAGTATGGTGTTGATGTCAAGGTGGTAGTATTCAAAAATACAAGGCTCGGCATGGTAAGAGAACTTCAGACCAAGGGCTACAACGACAGACAGATGGCGGTATTCCTTGACGGTTCACCTGATTTTGTAAAGCTGGCTGAAGCTTACGGCATACCTGCAATAAGGGTAACGGATAAGAAGTCCGAGGAAAAGGCTATCGAGAAACTGGCGACCGAGAAAGGTATGCTGGTGTGCGAGGTAGTCGTTGACAAGGATTTCCCCACGCTTTAA
- the ilvN gene encoding acetolactate synthase small subunit — protein sequence MKHTISVLVENHSGVLSRISGLFSRRGFNIESLAVGPTNDESISRITIVADGDEHTVEQIEKQLNKLIEVIKVKTFGRDEFVARELMIVKVSAPADKRSEIMTIAEITGAKVMDITLTTMTLEICDRYDRLERFEKVIEPYGILEMARTGTVAVERGAEYFSAKK from the coding sequence ATGAAACATACCATTTCTGTTCTCGTTGAGAACCACAGCGGTGTTCTTTCAAGGATATCCGGTCTGTTTTCAAGAAGAGGATTCAATATCGAAAGTCTGGCGGTAGGTCCTACAAATGATGAATCTATATCCAGGATCACCATCGTTGCTGACGGCGACGAGCACACTGTCGAGCAGATCGAAAAGCAGCTCAACAAGCTGATCGAGGTCATTAAGGTCAAGACCTTCGGCAGAGACGAGTTCGTAGCACGCGAGCTCATGATCGTAAAAGTCAGTGCTCCTGCTGACAAGCGCAGCGAGATAATGACTATCGCAGAGATCACAGGCGCTAAGGTAATGGATATCACCCTTACCACCATGACACTGGAGATATGCGACAGATACGACAGGCTGGAAAGATTCGAGAAGGTGATCGAGCCTTACGGCATACTCGAAATGGCAAGGACAGGAACTGTCGCTGTTGAGAGAGGTGCCGAGTATTTCAGCGCAAAGAAGTAA
- a CDS encoding dockerin type I repeat-containing protein, translating into MKRTAAFITALTMAFSVCAISASAINGDVNGDGKVNVTDISIIAAHVKGKKLLNDERKARADVNGDEKINISDITFVAAHVKGKRLLKEEPALNKRALVEYDFGMFKEAVGGEYELTTINEGQPDMDVLAVYNFDVFPNTYFIFGNRGRDCIKMTESGVLTFDKDVFEKGMNDTVPAQVIQVENGGKIGDTGCVVGMKYSELKKKLGLGKAVVENSSLSPNIRTIINGVNWNLVFNDEATRKAVKNKHINPDTLRSDEFTFEELGIDPVCTYAISNSNMVFPTYSFERLKDDMNGEYDVEVVSIGQAAGAAMYNDEVFPNIRFVFRPDNMNLFKETADGYEVDRKKFEKIPGETFVYAVEYLPGAEIPGRGGAKVGMKYSELKEHISLGKAYKTPSEFSPVIDISMPGEDWMLVFDDPSIQDAIKDISIFGDEKFSFEEYNIDPKSTRMVWFNEHL; encoded by the coding sequence ATGAAAAGAACAGCGGCATTTATCACAGCGCTTACTATGGCGTTCAGCGTGTGTGCTATCAGTGCTTCGGCAATTAACGGAGATGTCAACGGGGATGGAAAGGTCAACGTTACAGATATCTCAATAATAGCTGCACACGTTAAGGGCAAGAAACTTCTGAATGATGAGAGGAAGGCAAGGGCTGACGTTAACGGTGACGAAAAGATCAATATCTCAGATATCACTTTCGTGGCAGCACACGTCAAAGGCAAGAGGCTTCTGAAAGAAGAGCCTGCTTTAAATAAGCGTGCGCTGGTAGAATATGATTTCGGAATGTTTAAAGAGGCAGTTGGCGGCGAATACGAGCTGACAACTATCAACGAAGGACAGCCGGATATGGATGTTTTGGCAGTATACAACTTTGATGTATTCCCGAATACTTACTTCATATTCGGCAACAGAGGAAGAGACTGCATAAAAATGACCGAATCCGGTGTATTGACCTTTGATAAAGATGTGTTTGAAAAGGGGATGAACGATACCGTTCCTGCACAGGTAATACAGGTAGAAAATGGCGGAAAGATAGGCGATACCGGCTGCGTAGTGGGGATGAAGTACAGCGAGCTGAAGAAAAAGCTCGGTCTGGGCAAGGCAGTAGTTGAGAACAGCTCGCTTTCACCGAATATCCGCACTATAATTAATGGTGTTAATTGGAATTTGGTTTTCAACGATGAAGCAACACGGAAAGCGGTTAAGAACAAGCACATTAACCCGGATACTCTCCGTTCAGATGAGTTTACATTTGAAGAACTTGGCATAGATCCTGTTTGCACCTATGCTATAAGCAACAGCAATATGGTTTTCCCTACATACTCTTTCGAAAGACTGAAAGATGATATGAACGGAGAGTACGATGTCGAAGTGGTCAGCATTGGTCAGGCGGCGGGTGCTGCTATGTACAATGATGAGGTCTTCCCTAATATAAGATTTGTATTCAGACCCGATAATATGAATCTGTTCAAAGAAACAGCGGACGGATATGAAGTTGACCGTAAGAAGTTTGAAAAAATTCCGGGTGAAACTTTTGTATATGCTGTTGAATATCTGCCGGGTGCTGAGATACCCGGCAGGGGAGGCGCTAAAGTAGGCATGAAGTACAGCGAGTTGAAAGAACATATCTCGCTGGGCAAGGCTTACAAGACACCGTCGGAATTCAGCCCTGTTATAGATATTTCTATGCCTGGAGAAGACTGGATGCTGGTATTTGATGACCCTTCTATACAAGACGCTATAAAGGATATCAGCATTTTCGGAGATGAAAAGTTCAGCTTTGAAGAATACAATATTGATCCCAAGTCTACGAGAATGGTGTGGTTTAATGAGCACCTCTGA
- a CDS encoding dockerin type I repeat-containing protein: MKNSKIVAAMTAAALTVSMMAVPVFADTTFTKDSEGAFVFDNLDVLSDEDAVIVVTYTDANDNWGDIGFGFSEGEEWRSWAGVNPAGEEATVEYSVADIVAGAKIEDINAVTFGKVEGWNGCEILNVEVKAASDDVDTGDDVDTTDAETTDGETTDAETTGEDDYTTGDLDGNGVINVNDIVKLAAHIKGKRMLSAAAIKAADVNGDGKLDINDLVKIAAHVKGKRLLY, translated from the coding sequence ATGAAGAATTCTAAGATCGTTGCAGCTATGACAGCTGCTGCTTTGACCGTATCTATGATGGCTGTACCTGTATTTGCTGATACAACATTTACTAAGGACAGTGAAGGCGCTTTCGTGTTTGATAATCTTGATGTTCTGAGTGATGAAGATGCTGTCATCGTAGTTACTTACACTGATGCGAATGATAACTGGGGCGATATCGGCTTTGGCTTCAGCGAAGGTGAAGAGTGGAGAAGTTGGGCTGGTGTTAATCCTGCAGGCGAAGAGGCAACTGTTGAGTATTCTGTAGCTGATATAGTTGCCGGAGCTAAGATCGAAGATATTAATGCTGTTACTTTTGGTAAGGTTGAGGGCTGGAATGGCTGCGAAATCCTTAACGTTGAGGTAAAGGCTGCAAGCGATGATGTTGATACCGGCGACGATGTTGATACTACTGACGCTGAGACCACTGATGGCGAGACCACTGATGCTGAGACTACAGGCGAAGATGATTACACCACCGGCGACCTGGATGGCAACGGCGTGATCAACGTTAACGATATCGTTAAGCTGGCTGCTCACATCAAGGGCAAGAGAATGCTCTCTGCTGCTGCTATAAAGGCTGCTGACGTTAACGGCGACGGCAAGCTCGATATCAATGACCTTGTTAAGATCGCTGCTCACGTAAAGGGCAAGAGACTGCTGTACTAA